GGGCAAAGTCCGGTCTTCGTGGTCGGCTTTCCGCGTTCCGGCACTACCTTGCTGGAACAGATGCTCGATGCCCACCCGGACTTCCAGTCCATGGACGAGCGTGCCTTCATCCATGAGCTGATCGAAGGCATGGAACTGTTCGGCCAGCACTACCCGGCCGATCTGGCAAACCTGACGCAGACGGAAGCCGACCAGTTGCGCGCCGTCTACTTCCGCCGGGTCGACCGTGCCCTGCCGGATCGGGGACGGCGCCGGCTGGTGGACAAGAATCCGCTCAACATGCTGTGCCTGCCGATGATCATGCGGCTGTTCCCGCAAGCGCGCATCATCCTGTGCCTGCGCCACCCCTGCGACGTGCTGCTCAGCTGTTACATGCAGCCATTCCGCTCGCCCGCCTTCATGGTGTTGTGCTCGTCGTTGCAGCGCCTCGCGGATGGCTACGTGCAGGCCTTCGGGCAATGGCAAAAGCAGGTCGAGGTATTCGCGCCGCAGTTGCTGGAGTGGCGCTACGAATCGGTGGTCAGCCGCTTCGAGGCCAGCGTTGCCGGCCTCGGCGAATTCCTCGGCATCGAGGATGCGTCGCCGATGGCACGCTTTTCGGAACACGCACGGAGCAAGTCGTTCATCAGTACCCCGAGCTATGCCCAGGTCACCCAGGGCATCAACGGCAACGCGGTGGGGCGCTGGCACGCCTACCGCGAATGGTTCGAGCCGGTGCTGCCCACCCTGCGCCCCGTCATGAAGCAGCTCGGCTATGCGGACTGACGCTTGCCCGCGGCCGGCGAAGGCCGGGTTGCGCAAGGCGCGCCGCGGGTCCCGCGCCCCTGTCACCCGACGCCATGCGGAGCCGGCGATCGGCCGGGCATCCCGCGTATGATGGCGACGCGGAGTTCTCGCGGATTGCGCTGCGGGAGCCGACCGTGTTTATGCGAGACCATTGACCGCCAATGAGCCGATCGCACGACGATACCCTGGAAGCCGGTCGCAGCGTGGCGCGACAACAGGCGCAGCGGGGCGAGCCGGACGCTGCGGAGAAGTCTTTCCTGAGCCTGCTCGAGCGGCACCCGCAGGACGTCGAGGCGCTGCGGTTCGTAGCCGGCTGTCACTCCGCGCGCGGGGAGCATGCGGCGGCCATCCAGCGCCTGCAGGTCGCCGTGCAGGTGACGCGGGACGACCCGGCTGCCTGGGTCCAGCTGGCTACCGCACAGATGGCGGTGGATGATTTCAGCGGAGCCGTCACCAGCTTCAGGTGCGGGCTTTCGCTGGCGCCACGGGCGTTCGTGGTACGCCTGCAGCTGGGCATGGCGCTGGAACAACTGGGGCAATCGCACGAGGCGCTGAAGGCCTATTTCATGGCCATCGAAAGCGCGCGGGCGCGGGGGCGCTGGCAGGACGACGCAACCACCGCGCCGGGTCTGCGCGATGCGGTGAAACATGCTGTGAGTTACGTCAACCAGGGACGGCGCCGCTTGTTCCGCGGCGCGCTGGATCCGCTGCGCGAGCGTTACGGCAGCGACGAACTGGCGCGGGTGGAACGCAGTCTGGCGATCTACTTCCTCGATCAGCCGGCGAACATCCCCGATCCACGACAGAAGCCGAAATTCCTGTATTTCCCCGGCATCGCCAGTCAGCCGTACTATCCGCGCAAGCACTTCCCCTGGCTGGAGCAGCTGGAGGCGGCGACCGATACGGTGCGCGCGGAACTGCACGCCGTGTTGTCGCGGGGACAGCAGCTGGAGGCGTTTCTGGGCCAGGTGCCGGCGCAGGCCAGTCGCAGCATGCTGCGTTCGTCCAGCAACCAGGATCCCGCCTGGGATGCGTACTTTTTCTATCGCCACGGCCAGCGCCATGACGAACACTGTGCGCGCTGCCCGCAAACGACCGCCTTGCTCGATACGCTGCCGCTGGTACGCATCCGCGACCACGCGCCGGAAACGCTATTCTCGGTGCTGAGTCCGGGTACCCACATCCTGCCGCACACCGGGGTCACCAACACGCGACTGGTGACCCATCTGCCGCTGATCGTTCCGCCCGATTGCGCCATCCGCGTAGGTGGCGAAGAGCACGTCTGGCAGGAAGGTCGATGCGTGACGTTCGACGACACCTACGAGCATGAGGCGTGGAACCGCAGCGGGCAGACGCGCGTGGTGCTGATCCTGGACTGCTGGCATCCCGACCTCAGCGAGGCGGAGCGCGCGGCCGTGACCGACCTGGTCGAGGCGATCGGCGATTTCAACCAGTCCTGCGAGATACCTGTCACGCCGGGCTGACCCTTGCCGTCAAGGCTGCCGAGTCCGTGGGTGGCCGGCGCCGGATGATCGGGCAGAAGAAGGGCAGCGCTCTCGCGCTGCCCTTCTTCAATCGCACGATTTTTCAGTGCGTAGGTTTCGCTGCCGCCGGTGTGGCGGGTGCCGCAGCGAGGCTGCCGCTGTCTTTTCCGCCATAGGGCAGCACTTCGCTGGCCAGCTTCGGGTCGGTCTTGATCATGCCGAGTGCGTCGAACAGGATGTGCGCGGTCTCGTTGAGCTGCACGTCCTTCGCCTTCTTCGCGTCCTTCTCCTGCTTCAGCTCGCTCTTCAGGCTGCGCTCGTTCGCGTTGAGGCCGTCATCGAGGCTGCTGCTGGCCTCGTCGGCGAGCGAGGCGTCGCTGCCGTCGATGGCCTTGTGCCGCGCGCGGAAGTCGGCCTGGATCGCCTCCAGCTGCTTGCGCTCGACCTCGCGCGTGGCGAAGTTCAGCGAGACCGAGGTCTTCGCGCGCATGCTGCGGTACTGCGCCAGCTCGTCCAGCATCAGCTTCCACGCCGGCAAATGGGCCACGCGCTCGGCGTGCTTCTGCTGCAGCTGCGGCAGGTAGGCGGCGAGATTGGCCACCACCTGGTAGTCGGCCGGCGCGATCTGCGTCCACTTCAGTGCGTTGTCGTAGGTCGACTCGCCGAAGTCCTTGTCGTCGCCGTTCTTCGGGAACGCGATGTCCGGAGTCACCCCCTTCAGCTGGGTGGAGCCGCCGTTGATGCGGAAAAATTCCTGGATGGTCATCTTCAGCTCGCCGAGTTGCGGCTTCTCGCTGTCGCCCTGCGCGAAGCGGTCCAGGTCCACCAGGTTCTGCACGGTGCCCTTGCCGAAGGTGGGCTCGCCGATGATCAGACCACGGTGGTAGTCCTGGATCGCCGCGGAGAAGATCTCCGAAGCCGACGCCGTGCCGCGGTTGACCAGCACCGCCAGCGGCCCGCTCCAGGCCATGCCCGGGTCGTCGTCGCCCTGCACCTCGACCCCGCCCTTGGAGTCGCGCACCTGCACCACCGGACCCTTGTCGATGAACAGGCCGGTCAGCGTATTGGCCTCGGCCAGCGAGCCGCCGCCGTTGTTGCGCAGGTCCATCACCACGCCCTGCACGCCCTCATGCTTCAGTTCACCGAGCAGCCTGGCGACGTCGCGGGTGGCGCTCTTGAAATCCTTGTCGCCGGCATTGCGCGCGCCGAAGTCGGAGTAGAACGTGGGCAGCTCGATCACGCCGATCTTGCGGGTGGCTCCGCCTTCCTTGATCTCCACGATCTTCTTCTTCGCCGCCTGCTCCTCGATGCTGACCTTCTTGCGCACCAGGCTGACCATCTCGTGCTTGCCGTCCACGCCGACGTCCGCGGGGATGACCTCCAGCCGCACGGTGGTGTCCTTCTTGCCGCGGATCAGGTTGACCACGTCGTCAAGGCGCCAGCCGATCACGTCGACGATCGGGCCGTTGTCGCCCTGACCGACGCCGACGATGCGGTCGCCCACCTGGATCCGCCCAGACTTGGCGGCCGGCCCGGCCGGCACCAGCTCGCGGATCTGAGTGTAGTCGTCGCGCGGCTGCAGCACCGCGCCGATGCCTTCCAGCGACAGCTTCATCGCGATGTCGAAGTTCTCCGCCGCGCGCGGGCCGAGGTAGTCGGTGTGCGGGTCGGTGGTCTCCGCGTACGCGGTCATGAAGGCCTGGAACGCGTCCTGGCCGTCGAGCTGGCGGACCCGTTCGATGTAGTTGGCGTAGCGCTTGTCCAGCGTCTTGCGGACCTCGGCATCGTCCTTGCCGGCCAGCTTCAGGCGCAGCCAGTCGTTCTTGGTGCGCTTGCGCCACAGGTCGTTCAACTCGGCCTGGTCCTTCGGCCAGTCGGCGTGCTCGCGGTCGAAGGTGTAGCTCTCGTCGGCAGCGAGGTCGAAGCCCTGCTTGAGCA
This genomic stretch from Rhodanobacter thiooxydans harbors:
- a CDS encoding aspartyl/asparaginyl beta-hydroxylase domain-containing protein, which encodes MSRSHDDTLEAGRSVARQQAQRGEPDAAEKSFLSLLERHPQDVEALRFVAGCHSARGEHAAAIQRLQVAVQVTRDDPAAWVQLATAQMAVDDFSGAVTSFRCGLSLAPRAFVVRLQLGMALEQLGQSHEALKAYFMAIESARARGRWQDDATTAPGLRDAVKHAVSYVNQGRRRLFRGALDPLRERYGSDELARVERSLAIYFLDQPANIPDPRQKPKFLYFPGIASQPYYPRKHFPWLEQLEAATDTVRAELHAVLSRGQQLEAFLGQVPAQASRSMLRSSSNQDPAWDAYFFYRHGQRHDEHCARCPQTTALLDTLPLVRIRDHAPETLFSVLSPGTHILPHTGVTNTRLVTHLPLIVPPDCAIRVGGEEHVWQEGRCVTFDDTYEHEAWNRSGQTRVVLILDCWHPDLSEAERAAVTDLVEAIGDFNQSCEIPVTPG
- a CDS encoding carboxy terminal-processing peptidase; amino-acid sequence: MKFRPALLLLLAFTATCAFAQSAADLGAGKARKAATWPLTSTPEEAQAAQLSARFLTRFHYDAQPLDDAMSARIYKAYFKLLDSEKVFFTQADMAKFAPLKTQLDDAIWNQDLSAPFAVFNLYVQHAVERMNYARGLLKQGFDLAADESYTFDREHADWPKDQAELNDLWRKRTKNDWLRLKLAGKDDAEVRKTLDKRYANYIERVRQLDGQDAFQAFMTAYAETTDPHTDYLGPRAAENFDIAMKLSLEGIGAVLQPRDDYTQIRELVPAGPAAKSGRIQVGDRIVGVGQGDNGPIVDVIGWRLDDVVNLIRGKKDTTVRLEVIPADVGVDGKHEMVSLVRKKVSIEEQAAKKKIVEIKEGGATRKIGVIELPTFYSDFGARNAGDKDFKSATRDVARLLGELKHEGVQGVVMDLRNNGGGSLAEANTLTGLFIDKGPVVQVRDSKGGVEVQGDDDPGMAWSGPLAVLVNRGTASASEIFSAAIQDYHRGLIIGEPTFGKGTVQNLVDLDRFAQGDSEKPQLGELKMTIQEFFRINGGSTQLKGVTPDIAFPKNGDDKDFGESTYDNALKWTQIAPADYQVVANLAAYLPQLQQKHAERVAHLPAWKLMLDELAQYRSMRAKTSVSLNFATREVERKQLEAIQADFRARHKAIDGSDASLADEASSSLDDGLNANERSLKSELKQEKDAKKAKDVQLNETAHILFDALGMIKTDPKLASEVLPYGGKDSGSLAAAPATPAAAKPTH